In the genome of Rhopalosiphum padi isolate XX-2018 chromosome 1, ASM2088224v1, whole genome shotgun sequence, the window TGACGAGACGGGCAATACGTCTGAATATATAGTACGATGAGAATAAGAACACTCGGGATGTTCACGacgaaaatatgatatatttgttttttttttaaacaattttcatgaaataaataaattaattgagctATACctgagtaataaataataaaaataatataaatccaaacaataatttagttaaGGTACCTAGCGTAAAAATCTAAGACCAGTTTTCAATATTTGGTGGACGACAGGCTGGCCGACGAACCGGACGAAGACGACGGCTGGTAACTGTTGTAGGCCATCGAATGTGCGGAATCGGAGGAATGGCTCGAGTATCCGGTGGGCTCCCACGAGCTGGACGACTCGTAGCTGGAAGACTGCGGTGGCCCGTACATTGGGGGCGGGGCGGACGTGGACGACGGTTCCGATGGGCCCGGGAATCCGGGAAGGTGTATGGGCAGGCCGGGTATGCCGGACTTCTTCAGGAACTCCTTGACGAGGAACCCGAGCACCAGCATGATGGCCACCTTGCTGAGCACCAGCGCCTTGGTGGCCTTCATGCTGACGATGGCCATCATTATGGGCATGAGCATCTTGAGCTTCATCTTCATCATCATCATGAGCGGCATCAGCATTTTGTCTTGCATCATGCCCATTTCCATGTCAGCTACAAACGGTATAAACGCAATATTGAGTTCGGATTGTTTGAGCTTCAACAACGACTGAACGAATTTAAACACAGATCGGATGACCTTGAGAAATTCGACTATACTTAAAATATCCAAACCTCTAGCTGTGGTAGTAGTCGTCGCGGCAGGAGCAGCGGCAGCAGCGGGAGCGGCGTCGTTGTTGTCCATCGCCCGGCCGGGACGCACCGCGGGCGCGGTCGGCTCGTTGACGCGGCGTTCGATGTACGCGCCGGCCGCTCGCACCAGCTCCGAGTCCACGTCGGCGTCCACGTCGGCGGCGCGTCCGTCCCGCAAGAACTCCAACACGTTGCCCTTCAAACAGCCGACGGCGCCCGGTCCCAGCGAACACCTGTCCAGCACCCTGTCCAGCAGACCGTCGACCGGGCGGTCGGCAACCGCGACCCCGGCCATG includes:
- the LOC132931721 gene encoding uncharacterized protein LOC132931721; amino-acid sequence: MHTNRTTVSSVSSLSVVVLAAVAVTMAGVAVADRPVDGLLDRVLDRCSLGPGAVGCLKGNVLEFLRDGRAADVDADVDSELVRAAGAYIERRVNEPTAPAVRPGRAMDNNDAAPAAAAAPAATTTTTARADMEMGMMQDKMLMPLMMMMKMKLKMLMPIMMAIVSMKATKALVLSKVAIMLVLGFLVKEFLKKSGIPGLPIHLPGFPGPSEPSSTSAPPPMYGPPQSSSYESSSSWEPTGYSSHSSDSAHSMAYNSYQPSSSSGSSASLSSTKY